The Streptomyces sp. NBC_00569 genomic sequence TGGTACTCCTCGATCCGGTCCGCGACGTCGGAGTGGCTGCCGACGAGTGCCGTGCCCGCGCCGCCCCGCACCAGACCGACGCCCGCCCACAGGTTCGGGGAGATCTCCAGGTCGTCGCGCGAACCCCCGTGGAGCGCCAGCATCCGCTGCTGCCCGACCGACTCGCTGCGGCCGAGCGCCTCCTGGGCGGCGGCCACCGTCTCCGGCGACAGGTCGTCGAGCAGCCGGTTCGCCGTCGCCCACGCCTCCGCCGACGAGTCGCGCGAGATGGTGTGCAGCCGGATCCCGAAGCGGACCGTGCGCCCCTCCTTCTCGGCGAGCCCCCGGATCCAGTCGATCTTCTGCTTCACCTGCTCGGGCGGCTCGCCCCAGGTCAGATAGACATCGGTGTGCCGCGCGGCGACCGGCCCCGCCGCGGCGGACGAACCGCCGAAGAAGATCTCCGGCAGCGGGTCCGGCGGCAACGCGGTGAGACCGCCCTCCACCTGGTAGTGCTCACCGTCGAAGTCGAACGGCTGCCCGCTCCACACCCCTCGCACCACCGACAGGAACTCGTCGGTCCGCGCATAGCGCCGGTCGTGGTCCAGATGGTCTCCGAAGCGCCGCTGCTCGGTGGAGTCACCACCGGTCACCACGTTCAGGAGCAGCCGCCCGCGCGTGATCCGCTGATACGTCGCCGCCATCTGGGCGGCGAGCACCGGCGAGATCACCCCGGGTCGGAACGCCACCAGGAACTTCAGCCGCTCCGTGTGCTGGGCGAGGGCCACCGTCGTCAGCCACGCGTCCTCGCACCACGTGCCCGTCGGCGTCAGAACGGCCTCGAACCCCAACTGCTCCGCGGCCTTGGCTATTTGGGTCAGATAGTCGATGTCGGGGGCGCGCACGCCGCTGACCGGAGCGATCCGCGAGCGCTTGACGCCCCCGTCGGTGTAGGCGTGCCGGTCCACGAGGGTGCGGCCGTCGCCGCCGGTCGGCAGAAACCAGTGAAGGTGGACGCTCATCGTCAGGACTCCTTGCCGAAGGTGCGGGGCGCGGTCGTCGACGCCGGCAGACCGCCGTTGAACCGGGTGTCCACGAACGACGCGAAGTCGACCTTCCGGGGGATCAGCTTCAGCGTCGCGAAGGTGTCGGCGATCCGCTGCTCCGAGGCGATGGCGGGCTTGTCGACGGCAACGGTGACCCGGGTGCCGTTGGTGCGCTTCACCGCGTCCAGTGCGACGTCGTAGGGCAGCCCGGTGTCCTTCGCCCAGACCTTCGCCCATGCCTCGGGGTGCTTGAAGACCCAGTCCTGGGCGCGCCTGAGCCGCTTGAGGTAGTCGCCGATCGCGGCGGCCTTCTTGCTGTCCTTGAGCGAGGAGGGCGCCGCGACCTGGAACGCCAGCCCATTGGTGAGCCCGTCCCCGTCGGTGAGCACCCGCCCCTGCTTGCCCCGCAGGACCTGGGAGGTGTACGGGTCCCAGACGGCCCAGGCGTCGACCTTGCCGCCGGTGAACGCGGCGAGCGCGTCGGCGGGCTGGAGGTACTTGACCTGCACGTCCTTCAGGGAGAGGCCGGCCTTCTTCAAGGACGCGACCAGCTGGTAGTGCGCGGACGAGCCCTGCGCCACGGCGATGGACCTGCCCTTGAGCTCCTCGGGCTTCTTCAGCTTCGAGTCGATCGGGACGAGGATGGTGTCGCCCTTCGCGGTTCCGTGGCTTGCCGCCACGATGGTGATTTTCGAGTTGGCACCGGCCGCGAAGACGGGCGGGGTGTTGCCGACCCCGCCGATGTCGACGGCCTTGGCGTTGACGGCCTCCAAGAGCGGTGGCCCGGACGTGAAGGTCGACCAGCGGATCTTGTAGTCGAGGTCGTCGAGCTCGCCGGCGGCCCGGAGTACGGCTTCCGAACCGCCCTTCTGGTCACCGACGTTGAGCGTGAGGCTCCCCTTGCCGTCGGTCCCGCCGCTGCCCGAGCCGCCCGTGGACGTATCGGCGGCGGAGGTGCCGGAGCAGGCGGCGAGCAGCAGGGCCAGGGGGAGCAGCAGAGCGGGGGCGAGGCGTCGTCGCATGGGGAGTCCGTTTCGTGGGTTCATGGCCGGCCGGTCAGGGCCGGCGCCGGTCTGTCGGCGCAGGCCGACATGGCCGTAGGGCGGTGCGCCGGTACGGGTGGTGTGTGTGGAGGCAGCCGAACTGACGAGACGTCAGGCGGCGGTGGCGGCAGGGGAGGAAGTCTCCGGCGCGTCGACCCCCAGTCGGTGGAGCAGCTCGGTGCGCAGTTCGCCGAAGCGCGGGTCGGATATCCCGCGCGGACGCTCCAGATCGATCTCGGTCTCGTACGCGATGACGCCTTCGTCCATCACGAGCACACGGTCGGCGAGCAGGACGGCCTCCTCGACGTCGTGCGTGACCAGGAGGACGGCGCAGCCGCGTCGCTGCCACAGCTCGTCGACGAGGCGCTGCGCCTTGATGCGGGTGAGCGCGTCGAGTGCGCCGAACGGCTCGTCGAGCAGCAGCAGATCGGGCTCGCGCACCAGGGCGCGGGCCAGCGATGCACGCTGGGCCTCGCCGCCGGACAGGGTCTTGGGCCACGCGTTCGTGCGGTGGTCGAGTGCGACCTCCTCCAACGCCCGCTCGGCGAGGGCTCGTTCGGGCTTGCCCGGCAACCCGAGCAGTACGTTGCGCCACACCCGCTTCCACGGCATGAGACGCGGCGCCTGGAACGCGACGGCCTTGCGACGCGGCACGAGCACGGTGCCCTCGATGTCGCGGTCGAGCCCGGCGAGGATGCGCAGCAGGGTCGACTTGCCGCAGCCGCTGCGGCCGAGCAGCGCCACGAACTCGCCCGGCCTCACCTCGAGATCGAGACGGTCGATGACGGCACGCCCGTCGAAGGAGCGGGTGAGTCCCTCCACGCGTACGGCCGGACGAGTCTGCGTGGACGGGGACTTCGGGGTGGTCACCGGCCGGTGAACGTCGGTCGCCATTGCA encodes the following:
- a CDS encoding LLM class flavin-dependent oxidoreductase, whose product is MSVHLHWFLPTGGDGRTLVDRHAYTDGGVKRSRIAPVSGVRAPDIDYLTQIAKAAEQLGFEAVLTPTGTWCEDAWLTTVALAQHTERLKFLVAFRPGVISPVLAAQMAATYQRITRGRLLLNVVTGGDSTEQRRFGDHLDHDRRYARTDEFLSVVRGVWSGQPFDFDGEHYQVEGGLTALPPDPLPEIFFGGSSAAAGPVAARHTDVYLTWGEPPEQVKQKIDWIRGLAEKEGRTVRFGIRLHTISRDSSAEAWATANRLLDDLSPETVAAAQEALGRSESVGQQRMLALHGGSRDDLEISPNLWAGVGLVRGGAGTALVGSHSDVADRIEEYHALGVEHFVLSGYPHLEEAYWFGEGVIPDLAARGLLPRIPASPLIRPAVGGAPLLVAGGR
- a CDS encoding ABC transporter substrate-binding protein → MRRRLAPALLLPLALLLAACSGTSAADTSTGGSGSGGTDGKGSLTLNVGDQKGGSEAVLRAAGELDDLDYKIRWSTFTSGPPLLEAVNAKAVDIGGVGNTPPVFAAGANSKITIVAASHGTAKGDTILVPIDSKLKKPEELKGRSIAVAQGSSAHYQLVASLKKAGLSLKDVQVKYLQPADALAAFTGGKVDAWAVWDPYTSQVLRGKQGRVLTDGDGLTNGLAFQVAAPSSLKDSKKAAAIGDYLKRLRRAQDWVFKHPEAWAKVWAKDTGLPYDVALDAVKRTNGTRVTVAVDKPAIASEQRIADTFATLKLIPRKVDFASFVDTRFNGGLPASTTAPRTFGKES
- a CDS encoding ABC transporter ATP-binding protein → MATDVHRPVTTPKSPSTQTRPAVRVEGLTRSFDGRAVIDRLDLEVRPGEFVALLGRSGCGKSTLLRILAGLDRDIEGTVLVPRRKAVAFQAPRLMPWKRVWRNVLLGLPGKPERALAERALEEVALDHRTNAWPKTLSGGEAQRASLARALVREPDLLLLDEPFGALDALTRIKAQRLVDELWQRRGCAVLLVTHDVEEAVLLADRVLVMDEGVIAYETEIDLERPRGISDPRFGELRTELLHRLGVDAPETSSPAATAA